From a single Nicotiana tomentosiformis chromosome 2, ASM39032v3, whole genome shotgun sequence genomic region:
- the LOC138905226 gene encoding uncharacterized protein, giving the protein MPVTLREEYRKHFERLQQGGMTVTQYETQFVDLARHATIMLPNEKEKLRRFIDGLTYTIRLQMAKETMSDIFFQTAVDITRQIKMVRAQERGQVSDKRPHYFGGFSGASSRGRGNFSKVHALRPFQLPLRASHNASGSRGPYVPYSRQLAYNALSTPISAHSI; this is encoded by the coding sequence ATGCCTGTCACCTTAAGAGAAGAGTACCGCAAACACTTTGAGCGACTTCAGCAGGGtggtatgactgttacccagtacgagactcaatttgtagacctagctcgccatgccaCTATCATGCTTCCTAATGAGAAGGAGAAattgaggagatttattgatgggctcacttacaCTATTAGgttacagatggccaaggagaccatgAGTGATATTTTCTTCCAAACAGCTGTAGATATTACTAGACAGATCAAGATGGTTCGTGCTCAGGAGAGGGGGCaggtgtctgataagaggcctcattatttcggtggtttcagtggtgcctcatcaagaggcaggggtaattttagtAAAGTCCATGCTCTTAGGCCATTTCAATTACCGCTTCGGGCATCTCACAatgcttcagggagtcgtggCCCTTATGTGCCTTATTCTAGGCAGCTAGCCTACAACGCACTATCAACTCCTATCAGTGCTCATTCGATTTAG